A single Calidifontibacter indicus DNA region contains:
- a CDS encoding uroporphyrinogen-III synthase — protein sequence MSTTTKTPAAVAFVGSGPGDPGLLTVRAANLLRRADVVVLDRVARADFVARFAREDAEIVDAGHGDTGVPLTTASRAKLVVRTAKAAGKLGKDALVVRLMDGDPATFNGLAEEATALHKAGIPFEIVPGVSAATAVPAYAGIPLTHNGSRGVHVLSASDSKVDYARSAAADTTVVLFATAETLGDALVRLRDAGRDGETAVSVTTDGTTIHQKTHTFTLDETEKALAGSGVTGAVVAVVGAPVSYRESLSWWENKPLFGWNVLVPRTKDQAGSMTDRLGDFGASSDIVPTISVEPPRTPQQMERAIKGLVTGRYEWIGFTSQNAVKAVREKFEEFGLDARAFAGLKIAAVGGVTADALREWGLEPDLVPSGEQSAKGLLEEWPEFDEQLDPINRVFLPRADIATDTLVAGLQEIGWEVDDVTAYRTVRAAPPAPEVREAIKSGKFDAVCFTSSSTVRNLVGIAGKPHATTIVACIGPATAKTAEEHGLRVDVMSTEPSAEALVDALADFGRSLALSAAEAGEAVRRPSERRTTGRRKAKA from the coding sequence GTGAGCACCACCACCAAGACGCCTGCAGCAGTTGCCTTCGTCGGGTCCGGCCCCGGCGATCCGGGCCTGCTGACAGTTCGAGCGGCGAACCTGTTGCGCCGGGCCGACGTCGTCGTGCTCGACCGGGTCGCCCGTGCGGACTTCGTGGCGCGATTCGCCCGGGAGGACGCCGAGATCGTCGACGCCGGGCACGGCGACACCGGCGTCCCGCTGACCACCGCGTCGCGCGCGAAGCTGGTCGTGCGCACCGCGAAGGCCGCGGGCAAGCTCGGCAAGGACGCGCTCGTCGTCCGGCTGATGGACGGCGACCCGGCCACCTTCAACGGCCTGGCCGAGGAAGCCACCGCGCTGCACAAGGCGGGCATTCCGTTCGAGATCGTGCCCGGTGTCAGCGCCGCCACCGCGGTGCCCGCGTACGCCGGTATCCCGCTGACACACAATGGGTCTCGCGGCGTGCACGTGCTGTCGGCGTCCGACTCGAAGGTCGACTACGCACGTTCGGCCGCCGCCGACACCACCGTCGTGCTGTTCGCGACCGCCGAGACCCTCGGCGACGCGCTGGTGCGACTGCGCGACGCCGGCCGCGACGGTGAGACCGCCGTCTCGGTCACGACCGACGGCACCACCATCCACCAGAAGACCCACACGTTCACCCTCGACGAGACCGAGAAGGCGCTCGCCGGGTCGGGCGTCACCGGCGCGGTCGTCGCCGTCGTCGGCGCTCCGGTCAGCTACCGCGAGTCGCTGTCGTGGTGGGAGAACAAGCCGCTGTTCGGCTGGAACGTGCTGGTGCCGCGCACCAAGGACCAAGCCGGTTCGATGACCGACCGCCTCGGCGACTTCGGGGCGTCGAGCGACATCGTGCCGACGATCAGCGTCGAGCCGCCGCGCACCCCGCAGCAGATGGAGCGGGCGATCAAGGGTCTGGTGACCGGTCGCTACGAGTGGATCGGCTTCACCTCGCAGAACGCCGTGAAGGCGGTGCGGGAGAAGTTCGAGGAGTTCGGTCTCGACGCGCGTGCGTTCGCCGGGCTCAAGATCGCCGCGGTCGGTGGGGTCACCGCCGACGCGCTGCGCGAGTGGGGCCTGGAGCCCGACCTCGTGCCGAGCGGCGAGCAGTCGGCGAAGGGCCTGCTGGAGGAGTGGCCCGAGTTCGACGAGCAGCTCGACCCGATCAACCGGGTGTTCCTGCCGCGCGCCGATATCGCGACCGACACCCTCGTGGCCGGTCTGCAGGAGATCGGTTGGGAGGTCGACGACGTCACCGCCTACCGCACCGTCCGGGCCGCCCCGCCGGCCCCCGAGGTGCGCGAGGCGATCAAGAGCGGCAAGTTCGACGCGGTCTGCTTCACCTCCTCCTCGACCGTGCGCAACCTGGTCGGCATCGCCGGCAAGCCACACGCCACCACGATCGTGGCGTGTATCGGCCCGGCCACCGCCAAGACCGCCGAGGAGCACGGCCTGCGGGTCGACGTGATGTCGACCGAGCCGTCCGCCGAGGCTCTCGTCGACGCGCTGGCCGACTTCGGTCGTAGCCTCGCCCTGTCGGCCGCCGAGGCCGGCGAGGCGGTGCGCCGTCCGAGCGAGCGCCGCACCACCGGCCGTCGAAAGGCCAAGGCCTGA
- a CDS encoding TlpA family protein disulfide reductase, with translation MSASRRTVLTALGGMFATATLAACSSDPNSVSAQANKGDSKGYVAGDGTIEQLAVSQRGKPVQLDGTLLDGKTWSSSSADGKVVVLNVWGAWCPPCQNELPHLQSAWAGWQAAGQPVVMLGINQRDSVQRAQATLAKLKVTYPSLAEDGGKALLSLQGKVRAYPTTLVLDKEHRIAARVSGEVTEATLKGLVDDVLKSA, from the coding sequence ATGAGCGCCAGCCGCCGCACCGTGCTCACCGCCCTCGGCGGGATGTTCGCCACGGCGACCCTCGCCGCGTGCAGCAGCGACCCGAATTCCGTTTCCGCACAGGCGAACAAGGGCGACTCGAAGGGTTACGTCGCCGGCGACGGCACCATCGAGCAGCTCGCCGTCTCCCAGCGGGGCAAGCCGGTGCAACTCGACGGCACCCTGCTCGACGGCAAGACGTGGAGCAGCAGCAGCGCCGACGGCAAGGTCGTCGTGCTCAACGTGTGGGGCGCGTGGTGCCCGCCCTGCCAGAACGAACTGCCGCATCTGCAGAGCGCCTGGGCCGGTTGGCAGGCCGCCGGGCAGCCGGTCGTCATGCTCGGCATCAACCAGCGCGACTCGGTGCAGCGCGCGCAGGCCACGCTGGCGAAGTTAAAGGTCACCTACCCGTCCCTGGCCGAGGACGGCGGCAAGGCGCTGCTGTCGCTGCAGGGCAAGGTGCGCGCCTACCCGACCACCCTCGTGCTCGACAAGGAGCACCGCATCGCGGCCCGCGTGTCGGGCGAGGTCACCGAGGCGACCCTCAAGGGTCTCGTCGACGACGTGCTGAAGTCGGCGTAG
- a CDS encoding M15 family metallopeptidase produces MKTLAVLVTAAALTTLAGPAQAASAAPRKPARIVLATALPVTSACVVVGVGTTGVATGSRVTVIDDGRVIGRSRVTAGKAIVPISSKVQGSRVTVVVAGQRRIITVRTDAAALAASPWLVVNKKVSAGSSTPPRLTTSGNLRLQPSAAGAYEKMAKTAARQGTSLWVASSYRSAARQKSLYTAYVARDGRKAADTYSARPGHSEHQTGLAVDVAGSSCTLSGCFADTAAGRFVKSDAYRYGFVVRYPKGADATTGYRYEPWHLRYVGPWLAGYLHSVGSLTLERAFALPAAPDYAN; encoded by the coding sequence ATGAAGACGCTCGCGGTTCTCGTGACCGCCGCAGCCCTGACCACCCTCGCCGGTCCCGCGCAAGCTGCCTCCGCGGCCCCGCGCAAACCGGCCCGCATCGTGTTGGCCACCGCGCTGCCGGTGACGTCCGCCTGCGTCGTGGTCGGTGTCGGCACGACCGGTGTCGCCACCGGCTCGCGGGTGACCGTCATCGACGACGGACGCGTGATCGGCCGCTCTCGGGTCACCGCGGGCAAGGCGATCGTGCCGATCAGTTCGAAGGTGCAGGGCAGCCGCGTCACCGTGGTGGTGGCCGGGCAGCGCCGCATCATCACGGTGCGCACCGACGCCGCGGCGCTCGCGGCCAGCCCCTGGTTGGTCGTGAACAAGAAGGTCTCGGCCGGGTCTTCCACGCCGCCGCGGCTGACGACCTCGGGCAACCTGCGGTTGCAGCCGTCCGCCGCCGGTGCCTACGAGAAGATGGCGAAAACCGCTGCGCGACAGGGCACCTCGCTGTGGGTGGCGAGCTCCTACCGGTCGGCGGCACGACAGAAGTCGCTCTACACCGCCTACGTCGCACGCGACGGGCGCAAGGCCGCCGACACCTACTCCGCCCGTCCCGGACACAGCGAGCACCAGACCGGGCTCGCAGTCGACGTCGCCGGCTCGTCCTGCACCCTGTCCGGGTGTTTCGCCGACACCGCCGCCGGGCGGTTCGTGAAGTCCGACGCTTACAGGTACGGCTTCGTCGTCCGCTACCCGAAGGGCGCCGACGCGACCACCGGCTATCGCTACGAGCCGTGGCACCTGCGCTATGTCGGACCCTGGCTGGCCGGTTACCTGCACAGCGTCGGATCACTTACCTTGGAGCGGGCGTTCGCGCTTCCGGCCGCCCCCGACTACGCGAACTGA
- the hemC gene encoding hydroxymethylbilane synthase: protein MSVLRLGTRRSQLAMTQSGHVADALRALGHEVELVEIVTEGDTNRAPLTQMGGTGVFAAALREALLRGEVDLAVHSLKDLPAADHPGLLIAAMPPREDPRDALVARDGLTLGELPAGATIGTGSPRRVAALAALGLGFEIRPLRGNVDSRLARVSDGELDAVVLASAGLRRIDRADRITEAIDPLQMLPAPGQGALAVEVRADDAATIEIVSAIDDSDTRAAVTAERAVLRGLQAGCSAPVGALAEVVEDVDGSLEISLRAFVGAPDGSTDLRRSITGPIADAEQLGLCLADVLLDDGARRIIADAQERPDRQRPPGASATGGPADRTTDIDAMEREK from the coding sequence GTGAGCGTCCTTCGTCTCGGCACCCGCCGATCGCAGCTGGCGATGACCCAGTCGGGTCACGTCGCCGACGCCCTGCGCGCGCTCGGCCACGAGGTCGAACTCGTCGAGATCGTCACCGAGGGCGACACGAACCGTGCCCCCTTGACCCAGATGGGCGGCACCGGCGTGTTCGCCGCAGCACTGCGCGAGGCGCTGCTGCGTGGCGAGGTCGACCTGGCGGTGCACTCGCTCAAGGACCTCCCCGCCGCCGACCACCCGGGCCTGCTCATCGCCGCGATGCCGCCGCGCGAAGACCCGCGCGACGCGCTCGTGGCCCGCGACGGACTCACCCTCGGCGAGCTGCCGGCCGGTGCCACGATCGGCACGGGCTCGCCCCGCCGGGTCGCCGCACTGGCCGCACTGGGTCTCGGGTTCGAGATCCGTCCGCTGCGCGGAAACGTCGACTCCCGGCTCGCCCGGGTCAGCGACGGTGAACTCGACGCCGTCGTGCTCGCGTCGGCCGGCCTGCGCCGGATTGATCGCGCCGACCGCATCACCGAGGCCATCGACCCGCTGCAGATGCTGCCCGCCCCCGGGCAGGGTGCGCTGGCGGTCGAGGTGCGCGCCGACGACGCCGCGACGATCGAGATCGTGTCGGCGATCGACGACTCCGACACCCGGGCCGCCGTCACCGCCGAACGCGCCGTGCTGCGCGGCCTGCAGGCCGGATGCTCGGCACCCGTCGGGGCGCTCGCCGAAGTGGTGGAGGACGTCGACGGTTCGCTGGAGATCTCGCTGCGCGCGTTCGTCGGTGCTCCCGACGGCAGCACCGACCTGCGCCGCTCGATCACCGGCCCGATCGCAGACGCCGAGCAACTCGGCCTCTGCCTGGCAGACGTGCTCCTGGACGACGGCGCGCGGCGGATCATCGCCGACGCCCAGGAAAGACCCGACCGACAACGACCACCCGGCGCCAGTGCGACTGGCGGCCCCGCAGACCGAACGACCGACATCGACGCCATGGAGCGTGAGAAGTGA
- a CDS encoding MarR family winged helix-turn-helix transcriptional regulator, giving the protein MSDSGVEWLDDDQQVAWRSYIRSSRALETVLDTELQSGAGMSLSEYELLSMLSEVPDRVLRMSTLADLIVQSRSRVTHTANRLAARGWVERRAAVGDGRGVELVLTDAGLDAVVIGARVHVTGVRRHLVDRLERSELIDLGATMAKVRVNL; this is encoded by the coding sequence ATGAGTGACTCAGGGGTCGAGTGGCTCGACGATGACCAGCAGGTGGCGTGGCGCAGCTACATCCGTAGTTCCCGCGCGCTCGAGACGGTGCTCGACACCGAGCTCCAGTCGGGCGCCGGCATGTCGTTGTCCGAGTACGAACTGTTGTCGATGCTGTCCGAGGTGCCCGATCGGGTGCTTCGGATGAGCACGTTGGCCGATCTCATCGTGCAGTCGCGCAGCCGCGTCACCCACACCGCCAACCGGTTGGCCGCCCGCGGATGGGTCGAGCGCCGGGCCGCGGTCGGCGACGGACGCGGCGTCGAACTCGTGCTCACCGACGCCGGTCTCGATGCCGTGGTGATCGGTGCGCGCGTGCACGTCACCGGCGTCCGTCGGCATTTGGTCGATCGGCTGGAGCGGTCGGAGTTGATCGATCTGGGCGCCACGATGGCGAAGGTGCGCGTAAACCTCTGA
- the hemL gene encoding glutamate-1-semialdehyde 2,1-aminomutase, which produces MSTPQTSVSAALLDRARRVTPGGVNSPVRAFRAVGGTPRFIASAKGPWLTDVDGNEYVDLICSWGPMILGHSHPEVERAVREAATKGFSFGTPSENEVALAEEIVSRVDPVEQVRLVSSGTEATMSALRLARGFTGRTKVVKFAGCYHGHVDALLAQAGSGVATFALPDSAGVPESNAHDTIVLPYNDIAALEAAFAEYGDEIACVITEASPGNMGVVPPAPGFTAALRNVTRAHGALLISDEVMTGFRCSPSGWFGLEGPQGDGVPDLFTFGKVMGGGFPAAAFGGRADIMSRLAPDGPVYQAGTLSGNPVATAAGLTTLRLCTPDIYGRLDVAARAIAGATSEALDKAGVPHVVQWAGSMFSVFFREEPVANYDDAKAQDTAAFGRFFHAMLDQGVHLPPSAYEAWFVSASHDDDAVNKVIDALPAAVAAITSSTGTDGNLPA; this is translated from the coding sequence ATGTCCACCCCGCAGACCTCGGTTTCCGCTGCCCTGCTCGACCGTGCCCGCCGGGTCACCCCCGGTGGGGTCAATTCCCCGGTGCGTGCGTTCCGGGCGGTCGGCGGCACCCCGCGTTTCATCGCCTCGGCCAAGGGCCCGTGGCTCACCGACGTCGACGGCAACGAATACGTCGACCTCATCTGTTCGTGGGGGCCGATGATCCTCGGCCACTCCCACCCCGAGGTGGAGCGCGCGGTGCGCGAGGCGGCGACCAAGGGCTTCTCGTTCGGCACCCCGAGCGAGAACGAGGTGGCTCTCGCCGAGGAGATCGTCTCCCGGGTCGACCCGGTCGAGCAGGTGCGACTGGTCAGCAGCGGCACCGAGGCCACGATGAGCGCGCTGCGGTTGGCCCGCGGGTTCACCGGCCGCACCAAGGTCGTGAAGTTCGCCGGTTGCTACCACGGTCACGTCGACGCGCTGCTCGCCCAGGCGGGCTCCGGTGTCGCCACCTTCGCGCTGCCCGACTCCGCGGGTGTGCCCGAGTCGAACGCCCACGACACGATCGTGTTGCCGTACAACGACATTGCCGCGCTCGAGGCGGCATTCGCCGAGTACGGCGACGAGATCGCCTGCGTCATCACCGAGGCGAGCCCCGGCAACATGGGTGTCGTGCCACCGGCGCCCGGGTTCACCGCCGCGCTGCGCAATGTCACCCGCGCACACGGCGCGCTGCTGATCAGCGACGAGGTGATGACCGGCTTCCGCTGCTCGCCGTCCGGGTGGTTCGGGCTGGAAGGCCCGCAGGGCGACGGCGTGCCCGACCTGTTCACCTTCGGCAAGGTCATGGGCGGCGGTTTCCCGGCCGCGGCGTTCGGCGGCCGCGCCGACATCATGAGCCGCCTGGCTCCCGACGGCCCCGTCTACCAGGCGGGCACCCTGTCGGGTAACCCCGTCGCCACCGCGGCGGGCCTGACCACCCTGCGCCTGTGCACCCCGGACATCTACGGCCGGCTCGACGTCGCCGCCCGCGCCATCGCCGGCGCGACGTCCGAAGCCCTCGACAAGGCGGGCGTGCCGCACGTCGTGCAATGGGCGGGTTCGATGTTCAGCGTGTTCTTCCGCGAGGAGCCGGTCGCCAACTACGACGACGCGAAGGCACAGGACACCGCCGCGTTCGGCCGGTTCTTCCACGCGATGCTCGACCAGGGCGTGCACCTGCCGCCGAGCGCCTACGAGGCGTGGTTCGTCAGCGCGTCCCACGACGACGACGCCGTCAACAAGGTGATCGACGCGCTGCCGGCCGCCGTCGCGGCGATCACGTCATCCACAGGAACGGATGGGAACCTTCCGGCATGA
- a CDS encoding glutamyl-tRNA reductase → MSLLVVGLSHRSAPVELLERATLSGDRGAQLDEALRRGDHVNEWMVVSTCNRVEIYGEVATFHGAVTQMSESLCAATGLDLEEVGDSLYAHYEERAVAHLFSVAAGLDSLAVGESQILAQLRTSLQDGREHGHLGRALENVAQQALRVGKKVHAETGIDTVSKGLIERGVALAEQRIGPVTQAPVAVVGSGAMSALTAHTLTRMGVTDITIVSRTLENAQRLATATGASVRPWDERHDVIAGAQFVVSCTGAVGHVIGADEVRAGRSNDSPAQVFLDLALPRDVDPAVGDVAGVEVFWLDDLHTVVEADGSRTELEAVESMVTEEVAEFALSRRAAAVGPTVAAIRRYAADVVAGELQRMDARIELDEKQRAQVQLTIHRIVEKLLHTPTVRMKELATSDDGGDYTKLLHTLFDLDPFVSQVSNIPREVGHQGAPAGRQSGGVQ, encoded by the coding sequence GTGAGTTTGTTGGTTGTGGGGTTGTCGCACCGTTCGGCACCCGTCGAACTGCTGGAGCGCGCCACCCTGTCCGGTGACCGTGGTGCCCAACTCGACGAGGCGCTGCGCCGCGGCGACCACGTGAACGAGTGGATGGTCGTCTCCACCTGCAATCGGGTGGAGATCTACGGCGAGGTCGCCACCTTCCACGGGGCGGTCACCCAGATGAGCGAATCGCTCTGTGCGGCAACAGGTCTCGACCTCGAGGAAGTGGGTGACAGCCTCTACGCCCACTACGAGGAGCGGGCCGTCGCCCACCTGTTCTCGGTCGCCGCCGGGCTCGACTCGCTCGCGGTGGGGGAGAGCCAGATCCTCGCCCAGCTGCGCACCTCGCTGCAGGACGGCCGCGAGCACGGCCACCTCGGCAGGGCGCTGGAGAACGTCGCGCAGCAGGCGCTGCGGGTGGGCAAGAAGGTGCACGCCGAGACCGGCATCGACACCGTCAGCAAGGGCCTCATCGAGCGTGGCGTCGCGCTCGCCGAGCAGCGGATCGGCCCGGTCACCCAGGCGCCCGTCGCGGTCGTGGGCTCGGGCGCGATGAGCGCGCTCACCGCCCACACGCTCACCCGGATGGGCGTCACCGACATCACGATCGTCAGCCGCACCCTGGAGAACGCGCAGCGGCTCGCCACCGCGACCGGGGCCTCCGTCCGACCGTGGGACGAGCGGCACGACGTCATCGCCGGCGCCCAGTTCGTCGTGTCCTGCACCGGAGCCGTGGGACACGTGATCGGCGCCGACGAGGTGCGCGCGGGGCGGTCGAACGACAGCCCGGCTCAGGTCTTCCTCGACCTCGCGCTGCCGCGCGACGTCGACCCTGCCGTCGGCGACGTCGCCGGGGTCGAGGTGTTCTGGCTCGACGACCTGCACACGGTGGTCGAGGCCGACGGCTCCCGCACCGAACTCGAAGCGGTCGAGTCGATGGTCACCGAGGAGGTGGCCGAGTTCGCGCTCAGCCGCCGGGCTGCTGCGGTGGGGCCGACCGTCGCCGCTATCCGCCGGTACGCCGCCGACGTGGTTGCCGGTGAGCTGCAGCGCATGGACGCCCGCATCGAACTCGACGAGAAGCAGCGCGCCCAGGTGCAGCTGACGATCCACCGCATCGTGGAGAAACTGCTGCACACCCCGACGGTGCGGATGAAGGAACTGGCGACCTCCGACGACGGCGGCGACTACACCAAGCTGCTGCACACGCTGTTCGACCTCGACCCGTTCGTGTCGCAGGTCTCGAACATCCCGCGCGAGGTCGGCCACCAGGGTGCGCCGGCCGGTCGGCAGAGCGGAGGTGTCCAGTGA
- a CDS encoding redox-sensing transcriptional repressor Rex: MTNAPAARRDIPDATVARLPVYLRVLRALSGRGVDVVSSEELADAAGVRSSGLRKDLSYLGSYGVRGVGYDVERLSEEITRELGLQGDFAVAIVGMGNLGRALADYRGFATRGFSVRWLIDTDPELTGSTIAGLTVVDFDGFRPGPDEAVIGVLATPPASAQEAADSLVERGVRSILNFASEPLDLPDSVAVRKVDLATELQILAFHDQRTRPEPEPLPDPFAEVTS, translated from the coding sequence GTGACCAATGCGCCCGCCGCGCGCCGGGATATTCCGGATGCGACCGTCGCCCGGCTACCGGTGTACCTGCGGGTGCTCCGGGCCCTCAGCGGCCGTGGCGTGGACGTCGTCTCCTCCGAAGAACTCGCCGACGCGGCCGGTGTCCGGTCGTCCGGGCTGCGAAAAGACCTGTCCTACTTGGGCTCCTACGGTGTGCGCGGCGTCGGTTACGACGTCGAGCGGTTGTCGGAGGAGATCACCCGCGAACTCGGTCTGCAGGGTGATTTCGCGGTTGCGATCGTCGGAATGGGCAACCTCGGCCGGGCGCTGGCCGACTACCGGGGTTTCGCCACCCGCGGTTTCTCGGTGCGCTGGCTGATCGACACCGACCCCGAACTCACCGGCAGCACCATCGCCGGGCTCACCGTCGTCGACTTCGACGGCTTCCGGCCCGGCCCCGACGAAGCGGTCATCGGAGTGCTCGCCACCCCGCCCGCGTCGGCCCAGGAGGCCGCCGACTCGCTGGTCGAGCGCGGCGTCCGCTCCATCCTCAACTTCGCCTCGGAGCCGCTGGATCTTCCCGACTCCGTCGCCGTGCGCAAGGTCGACCTCGCCACCGAACTGCAGATCCTGGCGTTCCACGACCAGCGCACCCGTCCCGAGCCCGAGCCGTTGCCCGATCCCTTCGCGGAGGTGACTTCGTGA
- a CDS encoding cytochrome c biogenesis CcdA family protein, which produces MITDVGSTVVSGSLPVALALALLAGVVSFASPCVLPLVPGFLAYVTGLTDEQRRTRLVAGALLFVLGFGAVLVSVAVALGVALEATQQYRATINRVAGVIVIVLALVYLGFIGQRGLPVRWRPAAGLAGAPLLGVVFGLGMSPCIGPVYGAILSVNAPLAGDGGFVGRGVVLAICYAVGLGIPFVLIAAGWSRAERASRWLRDHHRAIQWVGGGLMLLVGLLMVAGVWEQFIVWMQTNLVGVDGFRTVI; this is translated from the coding sequence ATGATCACCGACGTCGGTTCCACGGTCGTCTCCGGCAGCCTGCCGGTGGCGCTCGCGCTCGCGCTGCTGGCCGGCGTGGTGTCGTTCGCGTCGCCGTGCGTGCTGCCGTTGGTGCCGGGGTTCCTCGCCTACGTCACCGGCCTCACCGACGAACAACGTCGCACCCGGTTGGTGGCGGGGGCGCTGCTGTTCGTGCTCGGCTTCGGGGCCGTGCTCGTGTCGGTGGCCGTCGCGCTCGGCGTGGCGCTCGAAGCCACCCAGCAGTACCGTGCCACGATCAACCGGGTCGCCGGGGTGATCGTCATCGTGCTCGCGCTGGTCTACCTCGGCTTCATCGGACAGCGCGGTCTGCCGGTGCGCTGGCGCCCCGCCGCCGGGCTGGCCGGCGCGCCGTTGCTCGGCGTCGTGTTCGGGCTCGGCATGAGCCCGTGCATCGGCCCGGTCTACGGCGCGATCCTGTCGGTCAACGCCCCGCTCGCCGGTGACGGCGGGTTCGTCGGACGCGGTGTCGTGCTGGCGATCTGTTATGCCGTGGGACTGGGCATCCCGTTCGTTCTCATCGCCGCCGGTTGGTCACGTGCCGAGCGGGCTTCACGTTGGTTGCGTGACCACCACCGTGCGATCCAATGGGTCGGCGGGGGACTGATGTTGCTGGTCGGCCTGTTGATGGTCGCCGGGGTCTGGGAGCAGTTCATTGTCTGGATGCAGACGAACCTTGTCGGCGTCGACGGATTCCGGACGGTGATCTGA
- a CDS encoding histidine phosphatase family protein: MSTRTVVHLVRHGEVHNPQGVLYGRMPGFHLSELGREMAVVVGEYLSTHDVTHLVSSPLERAQETIEPLAETLHQAVTIDERVIEAGNDFEGMTVGSNPKQLLNPRLWPKLVNPTVPSWGEPYTQIASRMQAAVADARDAARGHEAVIVSHQLPVWIARLAFEGRRYWHDPRKRECSLASVTSIGFADDNLLSIQYSEPAAALVARASKVPGA, translated from the coding sequence ATGAGCACCCGTACCGTCGTCCACCTCGTCCGGCACGGCGAGGTGCACAACCCGCAGGGTGTGCTCTACGGACGGATGCCCGGTTTCCACCTGTCCGAGCTCGGCCGCGAGATGGCCGTCGTGGTGGGGGAGTACCTCTCCACCCACGACGTCACCCACCTGGTCAGCTCGCCCCTGGAACGCGCACAGGAGACCATCGAGCCGTTGGCCGAGACGCTGCACCAGGCGGTCACGATCGACGAGCGCGTCATCGAGGCGGGCAACGACTTCGAGGGCATGACCGTCGGCTCCAACCCCAAGCAACTGCTCAACCCGCGCCTGTGGCCCAAGCTCGTCAACCCGACCGTGCCGTCGTGGGGTGAGCCCTACACCCAGATCGCGAGCCGGATGCAGGCCGCCGTCGCCGACGCCCGCGACGCCGCCCGCGGCCACGAAGCGGTGATCGTCAGCCACCAGCTGCCGGTGTGGATCGCCCGGTTGGCGTTCGAGGGACGCCGCTACTGGCACGACCCGCGCAAACGGGAGTGTTCGCTGGCGTCGGTCACCAGCATCGGCTTCGCCGACGACAACCTGCTGAGCATCCAGTACTCCGAGCCGGCCGCCGCGCTGGTCGCCCGCGCCTCGAAAGTGCCCGGAGCATGA
- the hemB gene encoding porphobilinogen synthase yields MTQHPIIRPRRLRRTPAVRRWVAETRLHPADLVLPMFVREGITEPVPVTSMPGVVQHTLDSLVDAAREAIEAGVGGLMLFGVPAERDEMGSGATDPNGILNVALRRLRDEFGDSTVLMADLCLDEFTSHGHCGVLADDGTVDNDATLEIYGRMAVAQAEAGAHVVGPSGMMDGQVAVIREALDVAGFTDTIVLAYAAKYASAAFGPFREAVDSALKGDRATYQQDPANLTESLREVELDLEEGADMVMVKPATLYLDVIAKVAPNVDVPLAAYHVSGEMAMIEAAAANGWIDRDRMVLEQLTAIKRAGARIILTYYATEVAKAL; encoded by the coding sequence ATGACGCAGCACCCGATCATCCGTCCGCGCCGCCTGCGCCGCACCCCCGCGGTGCGACGGTGGGTGGCCGAGACCCGGCTGCACCCGGCCGACCTGGTGCTGCCGATGTTCGTCAGGGAGGGCATCACCGAGCCGGTGCCGGTCACCTCGATGCCGGGCGTCGTCCAGCACACGCTCGACTCGCTGGTCGACGCCGCGCGGGAGGCGATCGAGGCCGGTGTCGGCGGGCTGATGCTCTTCGGCGTGCCGGCCGAGCGTGACGAAATGGGTTCGGGCGCAACCGATCCGAACGGCATCCTCAACGTCGCGCTGCGGCGCCTGCGGGACGAGTTCGGTGACAGCACCGTGCTGATGGCCGACCTGTGCCTCGACGAGTTCACCTCGCACGGGCACTGCGGCGTGCTCGCCGACGACGGCACCGTCGACAACGACGCGACCCTGGAGATCTACGGCCGGATGGCGGTGGCGCAGGCCGAGGCGGGGGCGCACGTGGTGGGTCCCAGCGGCATGATGGACGGCCAGGTCGCCGTCATCCGCGAGGCGCTCGACGTGGCCGGGTTCACCGACACCATCGTGCTGGCGTACGCCGCGAAGTACGCCTCGGCGGCGTTCGGGCCGTTCCGCGAGGCGGTCGACTCGGCGCTCAAGGGCGACCGGGCCACCTACCAGCAGGACCCCGCCAACCTCACCGAGTCGCTGCGCGAAGTGGAGCTCGACCTCGAGGAAGGCGCCGACATGGTCATGGTGAAGCCGGCGACGCTCTACCTCGACGTCATCGCGAAGGTTGCACCCAACGTCGACGTGCCGCTGGCCGCCTACCACGTCAGCGGCGAGATGGCGATGATCGAGGCCGCCGCCGCGAACGGGTGGATCGACCGTGACCGGATGGTGCTGGAGCAGCTCACCGCGATCAAACGCGCGGGTGCGCGCATCATCCTCACGTACTACGCCACCGAGGTCGCCAAGGCGCTGTGA